The following proteins come from a genomic window of Streptomyces sp. GS7:
- a CDS encoding serine/threonine-protein kinase — protein MAMMRLRREDPRVVGTFRLHRRLGAGGMGVVYLGSDKRGQRVALKVIRPDLAEDQEFRSRFAREVSAARRIRGGCTARLVAADLDADRPWFATQYVPGPSLHDKVNEEGPLSPAQVAAVGAALSEGLLAVHDAGVVHRDLKPSNILLSPKGPRIIDFGIAWATGASTLTHVGTAVGSPGFLAPEQVRGAAVTPATDIFSLGATLAYACTADSPFGQGSSEVMLYRVVHEEAQLAGVPDALAPLLAACLAKDPADRPSTLSLSLRLKEIAAREAHGVTGGPLENGAGGGAGWGRVERPPSDRPTGQRAEEYARQRTERRPAGAPTPRPKPSRPPTPRDASSRPGGPASGTGQRTGGRRPAPRPAGRNGSRTPVRTGSGVRRPGPDRRLLRQRVVVFVVVTLLVALGIAAAQGCQGPAHGMGTQRPAPVTAYGGGNASEDAPAPGA, from the coding sequence ATGGCGATGATGCGGCTCCGACGCGAGGACCCGCGTGTCGTCGGGACGTTCCGGCTGCACCGCCGGCTCGGCGCGGGCGGGATGGGCGTGGTCTACCTCGGCTCCGACAAGCGCGGTCAGCGGGTCGCATTGAAGGTGATCCGGCCGGATCTGGCGGAGGATCAGGAATTCCGGTCGCGGTTCGCGCGGGAGGTCTCGGCGGCCCGGCGGATCCGCGGCGGCTGCACGGCACGGCTGGTGGCGGCCGATCTGGACGCGGACCGCCCGTGGTTCGCGACCCAGTACGTACCGGGGCCCTCGCTGCACGACAAGGTGAACGAGGAGGGTCCGCTGTCGCCGGCACAGGTCGCGGCGGTCGGCGCGGCGCTGTCCGAGGGGCTGCTGGCCGTCCACGACGCGGGTGTGGTGCACCGGGATCTGAAGCCGTCCAACATCCTGCTGTCGCCCAAGGGGCCGCGGATCATCGACTTCGGGATCGCCTGGGCGACCGGCGCCAGCACGCTGACGCACGTCGGTACGGCCGTGGGGTCGCCCGGCTTCCTGGCACCGGAGCAGGTGCGCGGGGCCGCGGTGACGCCGGCGACGGACATCTTCTCCCTGGGCGCCACGCTCGCGTACGCCTGCACCGCGGACTCACCCTTCGGGCAGGGCAGTTCGGAGGTCATGCTCTACCGCGTCGTCCATGAGGAGGCGCAGCTGGCCGGGGTGCCGGACGCGCTGGCGCCGTTGCTCGCGGCCTGCCTCGCCAAGGACCCCGCGGACCGCCCCAGCACCCTGTCGCTCTCCCTGCGGCTCAAGGAGATCGCGGCCCGTGAGGCGCACGGTGTGACGGGTGGGCCGCTGGAGAACGGGGCGGGCGGCGGCGCCGGTTGGGGGCGCGTCGAGCGCCCCCCGTCGGACCGGCCGACCGGGCAGCGGGCCGAGGAGTACGCGCGGCAGCGCACCGAGCGGCGGCCGGCGGGCGCTCCCACCCCGCGTCCGAAGCCGTCCCGGCCGCCGACGCCGCGGGATGCGTCGTCCCGGCCCGGGGGCCCGGCGTCGGGCACCGGTCAGCGGACCGGCGGGCGGAGGCCGGCACCCCGTCCTGCGGGGCGAAACGGTTCACGTACTCCGGTGCGGACCGGATCCGGCGTGCGCCGACCGGGTCCCGACCGGCGGCTGCTGCGGCAGCGGGTGGTCGTGTTCGTGGTGGTGACGCTGCTGGTGGCGCTGGGGATCGCGGCGGCCCAGGGCTGCCAGGGACCGGCCCACGGGATGGGCACGCAGCGGCCGGCGCCGGTCACCGCGTACGGCGGCGGGAACGCGTCGGAGGACGCGCCGGCGCCCGGGGCGTGA
- the cobA gene encoding uroporphyrinogen-III C-methyltransferase — protein MAEHASEHAAYPVGLRLSGRRVVVLGAGQVAQRRLPSLIAAGADVLLISPSATPSVEAMADTGEIRWERRRYRAGDLEGAWYALISTDDPEANAAASQEAEDRRVWCVRSDDAEAATAWTPATGRSEGVTVAVLTGRDPRRSAAVRDAIVEGLRDGSLAAPHHRRPHTPGVALVGGGPGDPDLITVRGRRLLAEADVVIADRLGPRDLLAELPPHVEVIDAAKIPYGRFMAQEAINNALIEHAKAGKAVVRLKGGDPFVFGRGMEEAQALAAAGIPCTVVPGISSTISVPGAAGIPVTHRGVAHEFTVVSGHVAPDDERSLVDWAALAKLRGTLVVLMGVENSGAIAAKLVEHGRAADTPAAVIQEGTTASQRRVDATLATLGETVRAEGIRPPAVIVIGDVVTVAGPTPLS, from the coding sequence ATGGCCGAGCATGCCTCCGAACACGCCGCCTACCCCGTCGGACTGCGGCTGTCCGGCCGCCGCGTGGTCGTCCTGGGCGCCGGGCAGGTCGCCCAGCGCCGGCTCCCCTCGCTCATCGCCGCGGGCGCCGACGTCCTGCTGATCTCCCCGTCGGCCACCCCCTCCGTAGAGGCGATGGCCGACACCGGCGAGATCCGCTGGGAGCGCCGCCGCTACCGGGCCGGTGACCTCGAAGGCGCCTGGTACGCGCTGATCTCCACCGACGACCCCGAGGCCAACGCCGCCGCCTCCCAGGAGGCCGAGGACCGCCGCGTCTGGTGCGTACGCTCCGACGACGCCGAGGCCGCCACCGCCTGGACCCCGGCCACCGGCCGCAGCGAGGGCGTCACCGTGGCCGTGCTCACCGGCCGCGACCCGCGCCGCTCCGCCGCCGTCCGCGACGCCATCGTCGAGGGCCTGCGCGACGGCAGCCTCGCCGCCCCGCACCACCGCCGCCCGCACACCCCCGGTGTGGCCCTGGTCGGCGGCGGCCCCGGCGACCCCGACCTGATCACCGTCCGGGGCCGCCGGCTGCTCGCCGAGGCCGACGTGGTCATCGCCGACCGGCTCGGGCCGCGCGATCTGCTCGCCGAACTCCCGCCGCACGTCGAGGTCATCGACGCGGCGAAGATCCCGTACGGCCGCTTCATGGCCCAAGAGGCCATCAACAACGCCCTGATCGAGCACGCCAAGGCCGGCAAGGCCGTGGTCCGACTCAAGGGCGGCGACCCGTTCGTCTTCGGCCGCGGCATGGAGGAGGCCCAGGCGCTGGCCGCCGCCGGCATCCCCTGCACGGTCGTCCCCGGCATCTCCAGCACCATCTCCGTCCCCGGCGCCGCCGGCATCCCCGTCACGCACCGCGGCGTCGCCCATGAGTTCACCGTCGTCAGCGGCCATGTCGCTCCCGACGACGAGCGCTCGCTGGTGGACTGGGCCGCGCTCGCCAAGCTGCGCGGCACCCTCGTCGTCCTGATGGGCGTGGAGAACAGCGGCGCCATCGCCGCCAAGCTCGTGGAGCACGGCCGCGCCGCCGACACCCCCGCCGCGGTCATCCAGGAAGGCACCACCGCCTCCCAGCGCCGCGTCGACGCCACCCTGGCGACCCTCGGCGAGACCGTACGGGCCGAAGGCATCCGCCCGCCGGCCGTCATCGTCATCGGAGACGTCGTCACCGTCGCCGGCCCCACCCCCCTCAGCTGA
- a CDS encoding GNAT family N-acetyltransferase, with the protein MTSTFPDISLSTERLVLRPFEEADVPALAEMMSDELVTAWTALPHPYTLADARAWATGGAAAVRTRGRGIALAVTEFLTQRLVGSIVLDHTDWRLRSAEIRYVTAPWARGEGYASESVLAVAQWLFRDPGFERIELRTAADNTAAQQVAQKIGCISEGVLRNAWIARSRTEDGGWTDIRTDLIVWSLLPEDLDGLPGRMADANGFAYPEWN; encoded by the coding sequence ATGACATCCACCTTTCCGGACATCTCGCTCAGCACCGAGCGGTTGGTGCTGCGCCCCTTCGAAGAGGCCGACGTACCCGCGCTCGCCGAGATGATGTCCGACGAGCTGGTCACCGCCTGGACCGCGCTGCCGCACCCGTACACCCTCGCCGACGCCCGCGCCTGGGCCACCGGCGGGGCCGCCGCCGTCCGCACCCGGGGCCGCGGCATCGCCCTGGCCGTCACCGAGTTCCTCACCCAGCGGCTGGTCGGCTCCATCGTCCTCGACCACACCGACTGGCGGCTCCGCAGCGCCGAGATCCGCTACGTCACCGCCCCTTGGGCCCGCGGCGAGGGCTACGCGTCGGAATCCGTGCTCGCCGTCGCGCAGTGGCTCTTCCGGGACCCGGGATTCGAGCGCATCGAACTGCGCACCGCCGCCGACAACACCGCCGCCCAGCAGGTGGCCCAGAAGATCGGCTGCATCAGTGAGGGCGTGCTGCGCAACGCGTGGATAGCCCGCAGCCGCACGGAGGACGGCGGCTGGACGGACATCCGCACGGACCTGATCGTGTGGAGCCTGCTGCCCGAGGACCTCGACGGCCTACCCGGCAGGATGGCCGACGCGAACGGCTTCGCCTACCCCGAGTGGAACTGA
- a CDS encoding TrmH family RNA methyltransferase, with the protein MAEIITVEDPDDPRLRDYTGLTDVELRRRREPAEGLFIAEGEKVIRRARHAGYEMRSMLLSAKWVDVMRDVIDEVPAPVYAVSPDLAERVTGYHVHRGALASMQRKPLPDAAELLRATRRIVVMEAVNDHTNIGAIFRSAAALGMDAVLLSPDCADPLYRRSVKVSMGAVFSVPYARLESWPRDLAVVREAGFKLLALTPADQATAIDTAAPHTLERAALMLGAEGGGLTAGALRAADEWVRIPMAHGIDSLNVGAAAAVAFYAVSAGRPSA; encoded by the coding sequence GTGGCAGAAATCATCACCGTCGAGGACCCGGACGACCCGCGGCTGCGCGACTACACCGGTCTCACCGACGTCGAGCTGCGGCGCCGGCGCGAGCCCGCCGAAGGGCTCTTCATCGCCGAGGGCGAGAAGGTCATCCGGCGCGCCCGGCACGCCGGGTACGAGATGCGCTCCATGCTGCTCTCGGCCAAGTGGGTCGACGTCATGCGCGATGTCATCGACGAGGTCCCGGCCCCGGTCTACGCGGTCAGCCCCGACCTCGCCGAGCGGGTGACGGGCTATCACGTCCACCGCGGGGCGCTCGCCTCGATGCAGCGCAAACCGCTGCCGGACGCCGCCGAACTGCTGCGCGCCACCCGCCGCATCGTGGTCATGGAAGCCGTCAACGACCACACCAACATCGGCGCCATCTTCCGCAGCGCGGCGGCCCTCGGGATGGACGCGGTCCTGCTCTCCCCGGACTGCGCCGACCCCCTCTACCGCCGCTCGGTGAAGGTCTCCATGGGCGCGGTGTTCTCGGTCCCGTACGCCCGCCTGGAGAGCTGGCCGCGCGACCTGGCCGTCGTACGGGAGGCGGGCTTCAAGCTGCTCGCCCTCACCCCGGCCGACCAGGCCACCGCCATCGACACCGCCGCCCCCCACACGCTGGAGCGCGCCGCCCTCATGCTGGGCGCCGAGGGCGGCGGCCTGACGGCGGGTGCCCTCCGCGCCGCCGACGAGTGGGTGCGCATCCCGATGGCCCACGGCATCGACTCCCTCAACGTAGGAGCCGCGGCCGCGGTGGCCTTCTACGCGGTGTCCGCGGGCCGCCCGTCCGCCTGA
- the cobT gene encoding nicotinate-nucleotide--dimethylbenzimidazole phosphoribosyltransferase: protein MTDTGQVPGEGQPENAGGHRGQPQPAVPSPADAGPTQQPGDYPYLDAAETVPEDDDLLLMPGAQGAWSEQPAQQMPQPAQPQPHAVPQQGGPFDAAAAPQQAAGYEPVPAPAAEHAAVGDHESGGRDSGSVDLGAVRIPQPAAPQPQARARAAAQPAAAPRRPLHMGPPVPDATGGVVRSLADRGPAEVPQAAPRQPAQVSGGPEYLDVPAEAPQAPEAVAVGDQPAEAQPYPEQAAHGDAGYATPPAGAPAYVQQPYDGQLYAEQSYGAAGQGPLPGPQLGEIPSQVPAQVQPWGEASAQAVSVPVPEAAQTPGDADAVAAAAPVPTEPAEQSAVPAVEPTPQPQQPQPDGALPVAQPQAQAQPQTPAQPAPVPAEGAAAAVAAVVVDASGSAVVVEAAEPADAAGAAPGTPVQAPAEAVEQPQHPAAEAAAPQAPVQEAPVQAAPAPVQELPAQDVPVAAAQPQQEATVEAVAQAVADTTAAAAEAEVQPADQAGPAASPGHAEQVPQAAAPQQDAAQPAAAEEAPAASQPVAEPRPAQAESGAPAEHRQPTDAQPVAAAQPVAPEGEPDAAAAPQGPVALPAAESAAPQDQAVIEEPGAQAAESAPAPVAAEGGHSAAPAPAAPVAPEGAQPPAAPQPDAAAAEAPAVADAPAEVPADGAAQPAAAQDAEPVPDAAPAAADQPTADAPAAPAAAAENVVLHIPAQATAEPVPAAGAAPDAAQPAAAEQAPEAAAAADAAHDGTPRPHQQDDAQLVELGEGEDHSPAASQDEAPVAPADGATDGGDTPGAATPAAPAYDDSERAAVHRVIRERRDIRNGFRGDPIPNEVLLRVLEAAHTAPSVGHSQPWDFVVIRSDDTREKMHQLAMRQRDAYAKSLPKARAKQFRELKIEAILETPVNIVVTADPTRGGRHTLGRHTQPQMAPYSSALAVENLWLAARAEGLGVGWVSFFDEREMVRELGLPEHLEVVAYLCVGYVDEFPDEPELLQAGWSKRRPLSWVVHEETYGRRALPGEDPHDLLQETLQGIRPLDAKALGEAWERQKRMTKPAGALGMLEIISAQLSGLSRKCPPPIPEPAAVAIFAGDHGVHAQGVTPWPQEVTGQMVANFLGGGAVCNAFANQVGAEVCVVDVGVAGELPATPGLLPRKVRPGTADFTQGPAMTQEEVLKAIEVGIETARDLVAAGNKALLTGEMGIANTTASAALIAVYTGVDPAEVTGRGTGINDETHARKVDVVRRALELHQPDPADPVGVLAALGGLEHAAIVGLILGGASLRTPVILDGVSAGAAALVARAIAPEALAACIAGHRSAEPGHVAALNKLGLRPIVDLDLRLGEGTGALLALPIVQSAARAMHEVATFDSAGVTEKS, encoded by the coding sequence ATGACCGACACCGGCCAGGTCCCGGGCGAGGGACAGCCGGAGAACGCAGGCGGACATCGCGGGCAGCCGCAGCCGGCCGTTCCTTCCCCTGCCGACGCCGGCCCGACGCAGCAGCCGGGCGACTACCCCTACCTCGACGCGGCCGAGACCGTCCCCGAGGACGACGACCTGCTGCTGATGCCGGGCGCCCAGGGCGCCTGGAGCGAGCAGCCGGCCCAGCAGATGCCGCAGCCCGCCCAGCCGCAGCCGCACGCCGTACCGCAGCAGGGCGGGCCGTTCGACGCGGCTGCCGCCCCCCAGCAGGCCGCGGGTTACGAGCCGGTCCCCGCACCGGCCGCCGAGCACGCGGCCGTCGGCGACCACGAGAGCGGCGGTCGCGACTCCGGTTCCGTCGACCTCGGCGCCGTCCGCATCCCGCAGCCCGCGGCCCCCCAGCCGCAGGCGCGCGCACGGGCCGCCGCCCAGCCCGCCGCCGCGCCGCGCCGTCCGCTCCACATGGGCCCGCCCGTCCCGGACGCGACCGGCGGTGTGGTCCGTTCACTGGCCGACCGCGGCCCGGCCGAGGTGCCCCAGGCCGCGCCCCGGCAGCCCGCCCAGGTGTCCGGCGGCCCCGAGTACCTCGACGTACCGGCCGAGGCCCCGCAGGCGCCGGAGGCCGTGGCGGTGGGCGACCAGCCCGCCGAGGCGCAGCCCTATCCGGAGCAGGCCGCCCACGGGGACGCCGGTTACGCGACGCCGCCCGCGGGTGCCCCGGCTTACGTCCAGCAGCCCTACGACGGCCAGTTGTACGCCGAGCAGTCCTACGGGGCCGCCGGGCAGGGCCCGTTGCCCGGGCCGCAGCTGGGCGAGATTCCGTCCCAGGTCCCGGCGCAGGTGCAGCCGTGGGGAGAGGCGTCCGCGCAGGCGGTGTCGGTCCCCGTGCCGGAGGCCGCGCAGACCCCGGGCGACGCGGACGCGGTCGCCGCCGCGGCGCCGGTGCCCACCGAGCCCGCCGAACAGAGCGCCGTACCGGCCGTCGAGCCGACCCCGCAGCCCCAGCAGCCCCAGCCGGACGGCGCGTTGCCCGTGGCGCAGCCGCAGGCCCAGGCGCAGCCGCAGACTCCGGCGCAGCCGGCGCCGGTGCCCGCCGAGGGCGCCGCGGCGGCGGTCGCGGCCGTGGTGGTGGACGCCTCGGGTTCCGCGGTCGTCGTGGAGGCCGCCGAGCCGGCTGACGCCGCAGGTGCGGCCCCGGGCACGCCGGTCCAGGCTCCGGCCGAGGCGGTGGAGCAGCCGCAGCACCCGGCGGCGGAGGCCGCCGCTCCGCAAGCCCCCGTCCAGGAGGCTCCGGTCCAGGCGGCCCCCGCGCCGGTCCAGGAACTCCCCGCTCAGGACGTCCCCGTAGCGGCCGCGCAGCCGCAGCAGGAAGCAACGGTGGAGGCGGTGGCACAAGCAGTGGCGGACACGACAGCGGCAGCGGCAGAGGCCGAGGTGCAGCCCGCGGACCAGGCCGGTCCGGCAGCCTCGCCCGGCCATGCCGAGCAGGTTCCGCAGGCCGCCGCCCCGCAGCAGGACGCCGCCCAGCCGGCCGCCGCCGAGGAGGCCCCGGCCGCGTCCCAGCCCGTGGCCGAACCCCGGCCCGCCCAGGCCGAGTCCGGCGCACCGGCCGAGCACCGGCAGCCCACGGACGCCCAGCCGGTCGCCGCGGCCCAGCCGGTCGCCCCCGAGGGCGAGCCGGACGCCGCGGCCGCGCCGCAGGGCCCCGTCGCCCTGCCCGCAGCCGAGAGCGCCGCGCCCCAGGACCAGGCCGTCATAGAGGAGCCCGGGGCGCAGGCGGCGGAGTCCGCGCCGGCCCCCGTAGCCGCCGAGGGCGGACACAGCGCCGCGCCGGCACCGGCGGCGCCCGTCGCCCCCGAGGGCGCTCAGCCCCCGGCCGCGCCGCAGCCCGACGCGGCGGCCGCCGAGGCCCCGGCAGTGGCCGACGCCCCGGCGGAGGTCCCGGCGGACGGCGCCGCACAGCCTGCCGCGGCGCAGGACGCCGAGCCCGTCCCGGATGCCGCCCCCGCCGCTGCCGACCAGCCCACCGCGGATGCCCCCGCCGCCCCCGCCGCCGCGGCGGAGAACGTGGTCCTGCACATCCCGGCCCAGGCGACCGCGGAGCCCGTCCCGGCGGCCGGGGCCGCGCCCGACGCCGCGCAGCCGGCCGCCGCCGAGCAGGCACCGGAGGCCGCCGCGGCCGCCGATGCCGCGCACGACGGCACCCCCCGCCCGCACCAGCAGGACGACGCCCAACTCGTCGAACTCGGCGAGGGCGAGGACCACTCCCCGGCGGCCTCCCAGGACGAGGCCCCCGTCGCACCCGCCGACGGGGCCACCGACGGCGGCGACACCCCCGGCGCCGCCACCCCGGCCGCCCCCGCCTACGACGACTCCGAGCGCGCCGCGGTGCACCGCGTCATCCGCGAACGCCGCGACATCCGCAACGGCTTCCGCGGCGACCCGATCCCCAACGAAGTGCTGCTGCGCGTCCTGGAAGCGGCCCACACCGCCCCCAGCGTCGGCCACTCCCAGCCCTGGGACTTCGTCGTCATCAGGTCCGACGACACCCGCGAGAAGATGCACCAGCTCGCCATGCGGCAGCGCGACGCCTACGCCAAGTCGCTGCCGAAGGCGCGCGCCAAGCAGTTCCGCGAGCTGAAGATCGAGGCGATCCTCGAAACGCCGGTGAACATCGTCGTCACCGCCGACCCCACCCGCGGCGGCCGGCACACCCTCGGCCGGCACACCCAGCCGCAGATGGCCCCGTACTCCTCGGCGCTCGCCGTCGAGAACCTCTGGCTCGCCGCCCGCGCCGAGGGCCTCGGCGTCGGCTGGGTCAGCTTCTTCGACGAGCGCGAGATGGTCCGCGAACTGGGCCTGCCCGAACACCTCGAAGTCGTCGCCTACCTCTGCGTCGGCTACGTCGACGAGTTCCCGGACGAGCCCGAACTGCTCCAGGCGGGCTGGTCCAAGCGCCGCCCGCTGTCCTGGGTCGTCCACGAGGAGACCTACGGCCGGCGCGCGCTTCCCGGCGAGGACCCGCACGACCTCCTCCAGGAGACCCTCCAGGGCATCCGCCCGCTGGACGCCAAGGCGCTCGGCGAAGCCTGGGAGCGGCAGAAGCGGATGACCAAGCCGGCCGGGGCACTGGGCATGCTGGAGATCATCTCCGCGCAGCTCAGCGGCCTGTCCCGCAAGTGCCCGCCGCCCATCCCGGAGCCGGCCGCGGTCGCGATCTTCGCCGGCGACCACGGCGTCCACGCCCAGGGCGTGACCCCCTGGCCCCAGGAGGTCACCGGCCAGATGGTCGCCAACTTCCTGGGCGGCGGCGCGGTCTGCAACGCCTTCGCCAACCAGGTCGGCGCCGAGGTGTGCGTGGTCGACGTCGGCGTGGCCGGCGAACTCCCCGCCACGCCCGGCCTGCTGCCCCGCAAGGTCCGGCCCGGCACCGCCGACTTCACCCAGGGCCCCGCGATGACCCAGGAAGAGGTCCTCAAGGCCATCGAGGTCGGCATCGAGACCGCCCGGGACCTGGTGGCCGCCGGAAACAAGGCGCTGCTGACCGGTGAGATGGGCATCGCCAACACCACCGCCTCGGCCGCCCTGATCGCCGTCTACACAGGCGTCGACCCGGCCGAGGTCACCGGCCGCGGCACCGGCATCAACGACGAGACGCACGCCCGCAAGGTCGACGTCGTCCGCCGCGCCCTGGAACTCCACCAGCCCGACCCGGCCGACCCGGTCGGCGTCCTCGCCGCGCTCGGCGGCCTGGAGCACGCGGCCATCGTCGGCCTGATCCTCGGCGGCGCCTCGCTGCGCACGCCGGTGATCCTGGACGGCGTCAGCGCCGGAGCCGCCGCCCTGGTGGCCCGGGCCATCGCCCCCGAGGCGCTGGCCGCCTGCATCGCCGGCCACCGCAGCGCCGAGCCGGGCCATGTCGCGGCGCTGAACAAGCTGGGCCTGCGCCCGATCGTCGACCTCGACCTGCGGCTGGGCGAGGGCACCGGCGCACTGCTCGCGCTGCCCATCGTGCAGAGCGCCGCCCGCGCCATGCACGAGGTCGCCACCTTCGACTCCGCCGGAGTCACCGAGAAGAGCTGA
- the cbiE gene encoding precorrin-6y C5,15-methyltransferase (decarboxylating) subunit CbiE: MADRVTVIGWDGSPLTAAARSALGAATLVAGAAHHLALPEVPPAAERIRLGSVTLAARRIAQHRGTAVVLADGDPGFFGVVRTLRAPEYGLEVEVVPAVSSVAAAFARAGMPWDDAQIVVAHSRDLRRAVNVCRAHPKVAVLTSPGAGPAELALLLGDVHRTFVICEDLGTERERVTVLTSDKAADHVWRDPNVVIVVGGSPAGAAAQGTGWIAGTPGGGAGQPTGPRGWGLPDRAYGGALGEGESVQLRTAQLARLGPRVGDLVWDIGSGSGAAAAEAARFGAAVIAVDVDPDACGRTTAIARRLGVQLQVVHGRAPQILEDLPEPDVVRIGAGGVDVVTACAARRPERIVTHAATRDEAEALGRALADGGYEVECALLQSVELDTSVWVERERSVVFLLSGYRVPHP; this comes from the coding sequence ATGGCCGACCGGGTCACGGTGATCGGATGGGACGGCTCCCCGCTGACCGCCGCCGCCCGCTCCGCCCTCGGCGCCGCGACGCTGGTGGCCGGAGCCGCGCACCATCTCGCGCTCCCCGAAGTCCCGCCCGCCGCCGAGCGGATCCGCCTCGGCAGCGTCACCCTGGCCGCCCGCCGCATCGCCCAGCACCGCGGCACCGCCGTCGTACTCGCCGACGGCGACCCCGGCTTCTTCGGCGTGGTACGTACCCTGCGCGCCCCCGAATACGGCCTGGAGGTCGAGGTGGTACCGGCCGTCTCGTCCGTCGCCGCCGCCTTCGCCCGGGCCGGCATGCCCTGGGACGACGCGCAGATCGTCGTAGCCCACAGCCGCGATCTGCGCCGTGCGGTCAACGTCTGCCGCGCCCACCCCAAGGTCGCCGTGCTCACCTCGCCCGGCGCCGGCCCGGCCGAACTCGCCCTGCTGCTGGGCGACGTCCACCGCACCTTCGTCATCTGCGAGGACCTGGGCACCGAACGAGAACGGGTGACGGTCCTCACATCCGACAAGGCCGCCGACCACGTATGGCGCGACCCCAATGTCGTCATCGTCGTCGGCGGATCGCCCGCCGGCGCCGCCGCCCAGGGCACCGGCTGGATCGCCGGCACCCCCGGCGGCGGAGCGGGTCAGCCGACCGGGCCGCGCGGCTGGGGACTTCCGGACCGCGCGTACGGCGGGGCGCTCGGCGAGGGCGAGTCCGTCCAGCTGCGCACCGCCCAACTCGCCCGCCTCGGGCCGCGGGTGGGCGACCTGGTCTGGGACATCGGCTCCGGAAGCGGCGCCGCCGCCGCGGAGGCCGCGCGCTTCGGCGCCGCCGTCATCGCGGTCGACGTCGACCCGGACGCCTGCGGGCGCACCACCGCCATCGCCCGCCGGCTCGGCGTCCAACTCCAGGTCGTCCACGGCCGGGCGCCGCAGATCCTGGAGGACCTGCCGGAGCCCGACGTGGTGCGCATCGGCGCCGGGGGAGTGGACGTGGTCACCGCCTGCGCGGCGCGCCGTCCCGAACGGATCGTCACCCACGCCGCGACCCGCGACGAGGCCGAGGCGCTGGGCCGGGCGCTCGCCGACGGCGGGTACGAAGTCGAGTGCGCCCTCCTTCAGTCGGTAGAACTGGACACCTCCGTCTGGGTCGAACGTGAACGCTCTGTGGTGTTTTTGCTGAGCGGCTATCGCGTTCCTCACCCGTGA